In Marivirga salinae, a single window of DNA contains:
- a CDS encoding Trm112 family protein, whose amino-acid sequence MGKISINLATLQSLSGTRQSRLLKKMCCPFDKGDLNISIFKQEEEEIIEGLLTCSACQRYFPIIYGIPIMTPDEYRQKSLEAPVMKKWGLELPAGDELGQQLLTFFNHFQST is encoded by the coding sequence GTGGGAAAGATTTCCATCAATCTTGCCACCTTGCAGAGCCTGTCGGGAACGAGGCAAAGCAGACTATTAAAGAAAATGTGCTGCCCTTTTGACAAGGGTGATTTGAATATCAGTATTTTTAAACAGGAGGAAGAGGAAATTATTGAAGGACTTTTGACTTGCTCTGCTTGTCAGCGTTATTTCCCTATTATTTACGGTATTCCAATTATGACCCCTGATGAATACAGACAAAAATCATTGGAAGCGCCTGTCATGAAGAAGTGGGGATTGGAATTGCCAGCAGGAGATGAATTGGGTCAGCAACTTCTTACCTTTTTCAATCACTTCCAGTCGACATAA
- a CDS encoding tetratricopeptide repeat protein has product MSNFFQELQRRNVIKSAISYVVIGWAILQVADILFPAFKIPDSAIRYVLYALIGGFPIWVIFAYIYEWTPAGFQRTSTVQNEASVHQQTGKRLNFFIFGGMALAIILLLADRVFNFTDTLETTDEKKAIAVLPFENMSTAEDAYFAKGITEDILTQISQIGDLRVLSNFTIRDYDTEGKTVEEIGEELNVNYLLTGSIRKAGEQLRITCQLVQLDPEEQAWAENYDKRMDDVFAIQTQVAEEVARNLKATLSPAEKAKIKDKPTDNLAAYNIYLKAREKYNTYENENFKEAADLFKKAIALDPEFSLAYAGLAETYGIGYLRGFYTNFFADSAKKYAEKATVLGPKRAETWTALGTAFRCEGNYAEAKEKYQKALTFNPNYLLALANLADISIRQNRQVEAIRLYQKIIKSNPLNYKIFAGMGLTYLLLDMPSKSAAYLQKAISLKQDNLDVKFYYALWHLFYSTPDQAKTQIRKFKAADPQNIRVTATCAVLALNVDQTLAKKYVNELIQSPAFNPSEYIDQTHVLSYLLMEEGKIDSANYWLDTTITILEKKMKEGGKNSALPGLLMEAYAIKGEKEKALHLLDSLNPENDPSPPIEYLKSPYYEDLKDNDRFQKIMGEKQQYINAKQLELSRQELELQ; this is encoded by the coding sequence ATGTCAAACTTCTTTCAAGAGCTTCAAAGGCGAAATGTTATCAAATCGGCCATTTCCTATGTAGTGATCGGCTGGGCAATTTTACAAGTAGCTGATATCTTATTTCCTGCCTTTAAAATTCCAGATAGTGCGATCCGCTATGTTTTGTATGCCTTGATTGGAGGCTTCCCTATATGGGTTATTTTCGCCTATATCTATGAGTGGACGCCTGCCGGTTTTCAACGAACCAGTACGGTACAAAATGAGGCTTCTGTTCATCAGCAAACTGGAAAGCGTCTTAACTTTTTTATTTTCGGGGGGATGGCGCTTGCGATTATCTTGTTATTGGCAGATAGGGTCTTCAATTTTACTGACACGCTTGAGACTACCGATGAGAAGAAAGCGATTGCAGTATTACCTTTTGAAAACATGAGCACCGCAGAAGATGCCTACTTTGCCAAAGGAATTACAGAGGATATTCTCACACAGATTTCGCAGATTGGGGACTTACGGGTTTTGAGTAATTTCACTATTCGAGATTATGATACAGAAGGAAAAACAGTAGAGGAAATAGGAGAAGAACTGAACGTAAACTATCTGCTCACCGGAAGTATTCGAAAAGCTGGCGAGCAGCTTCGCATCACATGTCAATTAGTGCAGCTTGACCCTGAAGAGCAGGCATGGGCAGAAAATTATGACAAAAGAATGGATGACGTTTTTGCCATACAGACCCAGGTAGCCGAAGAGGTAGCACGTAATCTTAAAGCCACTTTAAGCCCTGCAGAAAAAGCCAAAATAAAGGATAAACCCACCGATAATCTTGCGGCCTACAATATCTATCTGAAAGCAAGGGAAAAATATAACACCTATGAAAATGAAAATTTTAAAGAAGCAGCCGACCTCTTCAAAAAAGCAATTGCATTAGATCCTGAATTTAGTTTGGCCTATGCGGGCCTAGCAGAGACTTATGGAATAGGATATCTTAGGGGGTTCTACACAAATTTCTTCGCAGATTCTGCCAAAAAATATGCGGAAAAAGCAACGGTTTTAGGACCTAAAAGAGCAGAAACTTGGACGGCTTTGGGAACAGCCTTCCGTTGTGAAGGAAACTATGCTGAAGCTAAGGAGAAATACCAAAAAGCACTGACTTTTAATCCTAATTATCTATTGGCATTGGCGAATTTAGCAGATATTAGTATTCGACAAAACCGGCAAGTGGAAGCGATTAGGCTCTATCAAAAAATCATCAAGTCAAATCCTTTAAATTATAAAATTTTTGCTGGCATGGGGCTTACATACTTATTGTTGGATATGCCTTCTAAATCAGCGGCTTACCTCCAGAAAGCCATTTCTTTAAAGCAAGATAACCTTGACGTAAAGTTTTATTATGCGCTCTGGCATCTGTTCTACAGCACGCCTGATCAGGCCAAAACACAAATTAGAAAGTTTAAAGCTGCAGACCCACAAAACATAAGAGTAACTGCGACATGTGCAGTTTTGGCCTTAAATGTGGACCAAACACTTGCGAAAAAGTATGTGAATGAGTTGATTCAAAGCCCTGCATTCAATCCATCGGAGTATATTGATCAAACTCATGTCTTGAGTTATTTACTAATGGAAGAAGGCAAAATTGATTCCGCTAATTACTGGCTAGACACTACTATTACTATCCTGGAAAAGAAGATGAAAGAGGGGGGTAAAAACTCAGCACTTCCGGGTCTACTTATGGAAGCTTATGCTATCAAAGGAGAAAAAGAAAAAGCCTTACACCTGCTAGACAGTTTAAATCCTGAAAATGATCCTTCCCCTCCCATTGAGTATCTGAAAAGTCCATATTATGAAGACTTAAAAGATAATGATCGCTTCCAAAAAATTATGGGGGAAAAGCAGCAGTATATCAATGCAAAGCAGCTGGAGTTGAGTCGTCAAGAATTGGAGCTTCAATAA
- a CDS encoding Trm112 family protein gives MQSRLLKKMCCPFDKGDLNISIFKQEEEEIIEGLLTCSACQRYFPIIYGIPIMTPDEYRQKSLEAPVMKKWGLELPAGDQSFRLDGPTHARALEMGGDE, from the coding sequence ATGCAAAGCAGACTATTAAAGAAAATGTGCTGCCCTTTTGATAAGGGTGATTTGAATATAAGTATTTTTAAACAGGAGGAAGAGGAAATTATTGAAGGGCTTTTGACTTGCTCAGCTTGTCAGCGTTATTTCCCTATTATTTATGGTATTCCAATCATGACCCCTGATGAATACAGACAAAAATCATTGGAAGCTCCGGTCATGAAGAAGTGGGGATTGGAATTGCCTGCTGGTGATCAAAGCTTTCGATTAGATGGACCTACGCATGCAAGAGCTTTGGAGATGGGTGGTGATGAATAA
- a CDS encoding thiamine phosphate synthase — MKKLAGLYLVIDPSQEHESLLNKLKAALKGGVDIVQIWDHWPENQSKEAKLKFIKRAKELVMDFQVPMLMNQDWRLALETGLDGVHFDRLPADFPTIQAKLKDQYIGLTVTNDMEAVLMAEQNGLSYISFCSVFPSPSVESCDIVQPESIKKATKISNMPIFLSGGINQKNLEQLKELPFHGIAVISGILNEADPEAAAKKYKEKLQY, encoded by the coding sequence ATGAAAAAACTAGCAGGACTTTATTTGGTGATTGACCCAAGTCAAGAGCACGAAAGCTTGTTGAACAAACTAAAGGCAGCTTTGAAAGGGGGCGTTGATATTGTACAGATTTGGGATCATTGGCCTGAGAATCAGAGCAAGGAAGCCAAATTAAAATTTATTAAGCGGGCTAAAGAATTGGTAATGGATTTTCAAGTGCCAATGCTTATGAATCAAGACTGGCGCTTGGCCTTAGAGACAGGATTAGATGGGGTACATTTTGACCGATTGCCTGCCGATTTTCCAACTATTCAGGCCAAACTGAAAGACCAATATATTGGCCTTACGGTTACGAATGATATGGAAGCCGTACTCATGGCTGAGCAAAATGGCTTGTCTTATATCAGTTTTTGCTCCGTTTTTCCATCTCCTTCGGTTGAAAGCTGTGATATTGTACAGCCCGAAAGCATCAAGAAAGCAACCAAAATCAGCAATATGCCCATTTTTCTTTCGGGAGGAATCAATCAAAAGAATTTAGAGCAATTGAAGGAGCTCCCCTTCCATGGTATTGCGGTTATTTCAGGCATCTTAAATGAAGCCGATCCTGAAGCAGCTGCCAAAAAATATAAAGAAAAGCTACAGTATTAA
- a CDS encoding AIR synthase-related protein, producing the protein MAAFDDQFGKVDAQVFKEDLLHKCGAKREEVICGPRFGVDTAIIDLGNGNALATSSDPLSLIPSLGMEISAHLSVHLLANDMSTTGFAPQYAQFVLNLPVSLSREDFNLYWGHIDTLCKKIGISITGGHTGQIPGQESTISGGGTMFLQAPKDKIVSSNNARVGDSIIMTKHAALSSSSLLANAFPKTVSEKCGKQTQEIAANNFWDLSVLKEALAASSILEPNKELHAMHDVTEGGILGALDEMADASGCGFTVELDKIKLNEEVKQITDLFEIDPFISIGAGSMLMAVKPGNEDRLIQGLSEEGVEAYKIGEFTEGSSKQLVQTNGEQKPFTFDGVDPYWAAFFKAFQAGWK; encoded by the coding sequence ATGGCGGCTTTTGATGATCAATTTGGAAAAGTAGATGCTCAGGTGTTTAAAGAGGATTTACTGCATAAATGTGGGGCCAAAAGAGAAGAAGTAATTTGCGGCCCGAGATTTGGCGTTGATACGGCCATAATTGACTTAGGTAATGGAAATGCGTTGGCCACTTCTAGTGATCCGCTATCTCTGATTCCGTCTCTGGGTATGGAAATTTCAGCTCACTTATCCGTGCACCTATTGGCTAATGATATGTCTACTACCGGATTTGCTCCCCAGTATGCTCAGTTTGTACTCAATCTTCCGGTCAGTTTGTCTCGGGAAGATTTTAATTTGTATTGGGGCCACATAGATACGCTTTGCAAAAAAATAGGCATTAGTATTACGGGCGGACATACAGGCCAGATTCCCGGTCAGGAATCTACCATTTCCGGAGGAGGCACCATGTTTTTACAGGCTCCGAAAGACAAAATAGTAAGCAGTAATAATGCAAGAGTAGGCGATAGCATTATCATGACAAAACATGCGGCTTTATCATCCTCTTCCCTTTTAGCCAATGCTTTTCCTAAAACGGTAAGTGAAAAGTGCGGTAAGCAAACCCAAGAAATTGCGGCTAATAACTTTTGGGATCTTTCTGTATTGAAAGAAGCATTAGCGGCCTCCAGCATTCTGGAGCCAAACAAAGAATTGCATGCGATGCATGATGTAACAGAAGGCGGAATTTTAGGAGCATTGGATGAAATGGCGGATGCCTCGGGCTGCGGTTTCACAGTAGAATTAGATAAGATTAAACTGAATGAGGAGGTAAAGCAGATTACTGATTTGTTTGAGATCGACCCCTTTATCTCTATCGGTGCCGGTTCTATGCTGATGGCGGTAAAGCCGGGAAATGAAGACCGCTTGATCCAAGGGCTTTCAGAAGAAGGAGTTGAGGCTTATAAAATTGGAGAGTTTACGGAAGGCTCTTCCAAGCAGCTAGTGCAAACCAATGGAGAGCAGAAGCCTTTTACTTTTGATGGGGTGGATCCTTATTGGGCTGCATTTTTTAAAGCATTTCAAGCAGGATGGAAATGA
- a CDS encoding class I SAM-dependent methyltransferase, translated as MTEISKKEKFDVATGELRNWQGRQEWFFNRDDTDHYEAYYEGPYKRQEVWQKRTLEELIKKDSRVESLLEYGCGTTRFTRWWHEIGIQATGGDISPFMLAQGVHLFNGDLVLADSHHMPFKNHTFDALAFITTFEYYKRPIEVIREAARVGKYGIIFGMMNRNTPKLVRRRVQQLFGQNNYYVTANFYTPASLKELIAEALPDRDYSIQWNATGLPKWFPRQQWKLPYGDFFGLYVQFNDV; from the coding sequence ATGACTGAAATTTCAAAAAAGGAAAAATTTGATGTCGCCACCGGTGAATTGCGCAATTGGCAAGGTAGGCAGGAGTGGTTTTTTAACAGAGACGATACCGACCACTACGAGGCCTATTACGAAGGACCTTATAAGCGCCAGGAAGTTTGGCAAAAAAGAACGCTGGAAGAACTCATAAAGAAAGATAGCCGCGTTGAAAGCTTATTGGAATATGGCTGTGGCACTACACGCTTTACAAGATGGTGGCATGAAATAGGGATTCAGGCTACAGGCGGTGATATTTCTCCTTTTATGCTGGCCCAGGGTGTTCACCTCTTCAATGGCGACCTTGTTCTAGCCGATTCTCATCATATGCCTTTTAAAAATCATACGTTTGACGCACTGGCCTTTATCACCACTTTCGAATACTACAAAAGACCAATAGAAGTAATCCGTGAAGCCGCAAGAGTAGGTAAATATGGGATTATCTTTGGGATGATGAACCGAAACACACCCAAATTGGTGCGAAGAAGGGTACAGCAGTTATTTGGACAAAACAATTATTACGTAACGGCTAATTTCTATACGCCTGCTTCATTAAAAGAACTTATTGCTGAGGCGCTTCCTGACAGGGATTATAGCATTCAGTGGAATGCAACTGGCTTACCCAAATGGTTTCCACGTCAGCAGTGGAAGTTACCTTATGGTGATTTCTTTGGTTTATATGTACAATTTAATGATGTGTGA
- a CDS encoding DUF3185 family protein — translation MNKKLIGIILIVAGVALAIWGYDVYDSAGSQISRAFSGDTPIEAWIGMVGGGLCIILGIKQLR, via the coding sequence ATGAATAAGAAGCTAATTGGAATAATCCTTATTGTTGCGGGTGTAGCACTAGCAATTTGGGGGTATGATGTATATGATTCAGCAGGCTCACAAATCAGTAGAGCATTTAGTGGCGACACACCTATAGAGGCATGGATAGGAATGGTTGGCGGAGGTCTTTGTATTATTTTGGGGATTAAACAGCTACGGTAA
- a CDS encoding GTP-binding protein has protein sequence MSAKIVLTIGILAHVDAGKTSLTECMYANQQLIRNERK, from the coding sequence ATGTCAGCAAAAATAGTTTTAACCATAGGAATCTTAGCGCATGTAGATGCAGGGAAAACCTCCTTGACGGAGTGCATGTATGCCAATCAACAATTAATCAGAAACGAAAGGAAGTAA
- a CDS encoding toxin-antitoxin system YwqK family antitoxin — protein sequence MHKNIYLLLLLVLVIFSCDQLAPKSASEKNEEDPYHKISYHANGKLRTDVHLDSSGRYDGEAKKFYESGQLKSHTTYKHGVIQYAKQYHENGNLEMEFPYKNGKKNGLRKKYWENGKLQSQMTYVNGEPKADLIEYDRSGEKVTTYPDLVIKQIDNIDKTGQYILQAYFSSNPQKGTYYLGELKNGVLETYTTRMAKNGKIGEEIYRPAPGTFFMKKVNIIGKFMTGYGNILIVEKEVNLAFSN from the coding sequence ATGCATAAGAACATCTACCTATTACTACTTCTTGTTTTAGTCATTTTTTCATGTGATCAATTAGCTCCAAAATCCGCATCAGAAAAAAATGAAGAAGATCCTTATCATAAAATTTCTTATCACGCAAATGGAAAATTAAGAACGGATGTTCACCTCGATTCTTCAGGAAGATATGATGGAGAAGCCAAGAAATTTTATGAAAGTGGCCAGCTAAAATCTCACACTACCTATAAGCATGGAGTAATCCAATATGCAAAACAATATCATGAGAATGGAAATTTAGAAATGGAATTCCCTTATAAAAATGGCAAGAAGAACGGCTTGCGTAAAAAATATTGGGAAAATGGAAAGCTACAATCACAAATGACCTATGTTAATGGGGAACCAAAAGCAGACCTGATCGAATACGATAGGAGCGGTGAAAAAGTAACTACTTATCCGGATCTCGTCATAAAGCAAATTGATAATATTGACAAAACTGGCCAATATATTCTTCAAGCATATTTTAGCTCAAATCCACAAAAAGGAACCTATTATTTAGGGGAATTGAAAAACGGAGTTTTGGAAACTTACACCACTAGAATGGCTAAAAACGGAAAGATAGGAGAAGAAATATATAGGCCTGCTCCAGGGACTTTCTTCATGAAAAAAGTCAATATAATTGGCAAGTTCATGACGGGTTATGGCAATATTCTAATTGTTGAAAAAGAAGTAAATCTAGCCTTTTCTAATTAA